One stretch of Chloroflexota bacterium DNA includes these proteins:
- a CDS encoding sulfatase-like hydrolase/transferase — protein MRQRRILRQFPPPRLTALAAVCLCLLLGACSPSETAGLPERPNVLFIVVDDLNVALGTYDGYPTAKTPNIDRLASQGVRFDRAYAQDPICNPSRTSFLSGRRPATTNVYGNFVEPRTHLGDVVMLPEYFRAQGYFTARVGKVA, from the coding sequence TTACCGCGCTCGCTGCGGTGTGTCTCTGCCTGCTGCTGGGCGCATGCTCACCATCCGAGACGGCAGGTTTACCAGAACGGCCTAATGTGCTCTTCATCGTCGTCGACGATCTGAACGTAGCGCTGGGCACGTACGACGGCTATCCGACCGCCAAGACCCCCAATATCGACCGGCTTGCGTCTCAAGGGGTGCGCTTTGACAGGGCATACGCTCAGGATCCCATCTGCAATCCGTCCCGGACATCGTTTCTCAGCGGCCGGAGGCCAGCTACTACGAATGTCTACGGCAATTTCGTAGAGCCACGCACACACCTAGGAGACGTCGTAATGCTGCCGGAGTATTTCCGCGCACAGGGATACTTCACCGCAAGGGTGGGGAAGGTAGCCC